In Callithrix jacchus isolate 240 chromosome 18, calJac240_pri, whole genome shotgun sequence, one DNA window encodes the following:
- the GPR52 gene encoding G-protein coupled receptor 52, whose product MNESRWTEWRILNMSTGIVNVSEHHSCPLGFGHYSVVDVCIFETVVIVLLTFLIIAGNLTVIFVFHCAPLLHHYTTSYFIQTMAYADLFVGVSCLVPTLSLLHYSTGVHESLTCQVFGYIISVLKSVSMACLACISVDRYLAITKPLSYNQLVTPCRLRICIILIWIYSCLIFLPSFFGWGKPGYHGDIFEWCATSWLTSAYFTGFIVCLLYAPAAFVVCFTYFHIFKICRQHTKEINDRRARFPSHEVDSSRETGHSPDRRYAMVLFRITSVFYMLWLPYIIYFLLESSRILDNPTLSFLTTWLAISNSFCNCVIYSLSNSVFRLGLRRLSETMCTSCMCVKDQEAQDPKPRKRANSCSI is encoded by the coding sequence ATGAATGAATCCAGGTGGACTGAATGGAGGATCCTGAACATGAGCACTGGCATTGTGAATGTGTCCGAGCATCACTCCTGCCCACTTGGATTTGGTCACTACAGCGTGGTGGATGTCTGCATCTTTGAGACAGTGGTTATTGTGTTGCTGACATTTCTGATTATTGCTGGGAATTTAACAGTTATCTTTGTCTTTCATTGTGCTCCACTGTTACATCATTATACTACCAGCTATTTCATTCAGACAATGGCATATGCTGATCTTTTCGTTGGAGTTAGCTGCTTGGTTCCTACTCTCTCACTTCTCCACTACTCCACAGGTGTCCACGAGTCATTGACTTGCCAGGTTTTTGGATATATCATCTCAGTTCTAAAAAGTGTTTCTATGGCATGTCTTGCTTGCATCAGCGTGGATCGTTATCTTGCAATAACCAAGCCTCTTTCCTACAATCAACTGGTCACCCCTTGtcgcctgagaatttgcattatTTTGATCTGGATCTACTCCTGCCTAattttcttgccttccttttttGGCTGGGGGAAACCTGGTTACCATGGTGACATTTTTGAATGGTGTGCCACCTCTTGGCTCACCAGTGCCTATTTTACTGGCtttattgtttgtttactttATGCTCCTGCTGCCTTTGTTGTCTGCTTCActtacttccacattttcaaaatttgcCGTCAGCACACCAAAGAGATAAATGACCGAAGAGCCCGATTCCCTAGTCATGAGGTAGATTCTTCTAGAGAGACTGGACACAGCCCTGACCGACGCTACGCCATGGTTTTGTTTAGGATAACCAGTGTATTTTATATGCTGTGGCTCCCCTATATCATCTACTTTCTTCTAGAAAGCTCCCGGATCTTGGACAATCCAACGCTGTCCTTCTTAACAACGTGGCTTGCAATAAGTAATAGTTTTTGTAACTGTGTAATATACAGCCTGTCCAACAGTGTTTTCCGGCTAGGCCTCCGAAGACTGTCTGAGACAATGTGTACATCCTGTATGTGTGTGAAGGATCAGGAAGCACAAGACCCTAAACCTAGGAAACGGGCTAATTCTTGCTCCATTTGA